One segment of Saprospiraceae bacterium DNA contains the following:
- the ccoS gene encoding cbb3-type cytochrome oxidase assembly protein CcoS, with protein MKIMLLLILISLLLAAGFLLVYLWAARAGQFDDDYTPSVRILFDDAAPEAEEQHEPVTTGEKAKN; from the coding sequence ATGAAAATCATGCTTTTGCTCATCCTCATCAGCCTGCTGCTTGCGGCGGGGTTTCTGCTCGTCTATCTGTGGGCCGCGCGTGCGGGCCAATTCGACGATGACTACACGCCGTCGGTGCGGATACTTTTCGACGACGCGGCTCCCGAAGCGGAAGAGCAGCATGAACCCGTGACCACTGGCGAAAAAGCGAAGAACTGA
- the ccoN gene encoding cytochrome-c oxidase, cbb3-type subunit I, with protein MSNVQQFQYDNKIVRAFGMASFIFGVVGMLVGLIIALQLIYPSLNLGPYLTFGRLRPLHTNAVIFAFVGNGIFMGVYYSLQRLLKARMWSDTLSWIHFWGWQVIIACAAVTLPMGFTTSGEYSELIWPLDILITLIWVVFGVNMFGTILTRRENHLYVAIWFYIATWVTVAVLHIVRSFELPVTWTLSYPVFSGVQEALVQWWYGHNAVAFFLTTPYLGMMYYFLPKAANRPVYSYKLSIIHFWALIFIYIWAGPHHLLYSSMPDWVQSLGTVFSIMLIAPSWGGMLNGLLTLRGAWDRVRQDPVLKFMVVAVTAYGMATFEGPMLSIKTVNAISHFTDWTIAHVHVGALGWNGFLTFGVLYWLWPRMYRTQLYSTNLANTHFWLGTLGIVIYAVPLYWAGWTQALMWKEFTPEGTLAWGNFLDTVTQIMPMYIMRAVGGTLFFVSVLIGVYNLFKTAQQGTFLANEPAEAPAREKHLAPATGQYWHRWIEGRPMQMLLWSTVLIAIGGIVQIIPMVFIENQVPKISTVQPYTPLELTGRDIYIKEGCVGCHSQMIRPFRSETERYGEYSKSGEYIYDRPFLWGSKRTGPDLMREGGRYPDSWHYNHMIDPTSMSPGSIMPAYPHLAEQPLDLSDLPAKITALRKLGTPYPRDFEKYAIGNAQEQAQKVARNLAAEGVKDKGIENTEMAAIIAYLQRLGTDIKAQPQVDK; from the coding sequence ATGAGTAACGTTCAACAATTCCAGTACGACAACAAAATTGTGCGAGCCTTTGGGATGGCCTCGTTCATCTTTGGGGTGGTGGGCATGCTGGTAGGGCTGATTATCGCGCTGCAGCTCATCTATCCTTCTTTGAACTTGGGGCCTTACCTTACGTTTGGTCGCTTGCGCCCCTTGCACACGAACGCCGTGATTTTTGCCTTCGTGGGCAATGGTATTTTCATGGGCGTCTATTACTCGCTGCAACGCTTGCTAAAAGCGAGAATGTGGAGCGACACGCTCTCATGGATTCATTTCTGGGGGTGGCAAGTTATCATTGCGTGCGCCGCCGTCACGTTGCCGATGGGCTTCACCACGAGCGGCGAGTATTCCGAACTGATTTGGCCGCTCGATATTCTCATCACGCTGATATGGGTCGTGTTCGGGGTGAATATGTTTGGCACCATTCTGACGCGCCGGGAAAATCATTTGTATGTGGCGATTTGGTTTTACATCGCTACATGGGTGACGGTTGCGGTGTTGCACATCGTGCGGAGTTTTGAACTGCCCGTGACGTGGACGCTGAGCTACCCTGTGTTTTCGGGCGTGCAGGAGGCGTTGGTGCAGTGGTGGTATGGTCACAACGCGGTGGCGTTCTTTCTGACCACCCCCTACCTCGGCATGATGTACTACTTCCTGCCGAAGGCCGCCAATCGCCCGGTTTATTCTTACAAACTTTCCATCATTCACTTCTGGGCGCTGATTTTCATCTATATCTGGGCGGGGCCGCACCACCTGTTGTATTCGTCCATGCCCGATTGGGTGCAGTCGCTTGGCACGGTGTTCAGCATCATGCTGATTGCGCCGTCGTGGGGCGGTATGCTCAATGGTCTGCTCACGCTGCGTGGCGCATGGGATAGGGTACGGCAAGACCCTGTGCTGAAATTTATGGTGGTGGCAGTCACCGCGTATGGTATGGCCACGTTTGAGGGGCCGATGCTTTCCATCAAAACGGTGAACGCCATTAGTCACTTCACGGACTGGACCATCGCCCACGTCCATGTGGGCGCGTTGGGCTGGAACGGCTTCCTCACCTTTGGCGTACTTTACTGGTTGTGGCCGCGTATGTACCGCACCCAACTATACTCCACCAATTTGGCAAACACCCACTTCTGGCTTGGCACATTGGGTATCGTCATCTACGCGGTGCCGCTTTATTGGGCAGGCTGGACGCAGGCGCTGATGTGGAAAGAATTCACGCCTGAAGGCACTTTGGCTTGGGGCAACTTCCTCGACACCGTGACGCAAATCATGCCTATGTACATAATGCGTGCGGTGGGTGGCACCTTGTTCTTCGTGAGCGTCTTGATTGGTGTTTACAATCTGTTCAAGACAGCGCAACAAGGCACCTTCCTTGCCAACGAGCCTGCTGAGGCTCCCGCACGCGAGAAGCATCTCGCGCCAGCAACAGGCCAATACTGGCACCGCTGGATAGAAGGCCGCCCGATGCAGATGTTGCTGTGGAGCACCGTTCTTATCGCCATTGGAGGCATCGTCCAAATCATACCGATGGTGTTCATCGAAAATCAGGTGCCTAAAATCTCTACCGTGCAGCCTTATACCCCGCTCGAACTGACGGGTCGTGATATTTATATCAAAGAAGGTTGCGTGGGCTGTCACTCGCAAATGATTCGCCCCTTCCGCTCCGAAACGGAACGCTACGGCGAATACTCCAAATCAGGCGAGTACATCTATGACCGCCCATTCTTGTGGGGCAGCAAACGCACTGGCCCCGACTTGATGCGCGAAGGCGGCAGGTACCCGGATAGCTGGCACTACAATCACATGATTGACCCGACTTCCATGTCGCCCGGCTCCATCATGCCTGCTTATCCGCACTTGGCCGAGCAACCGCTCGACCTGAGTGATTTGCCTGCCAAAATCACGGCACTGCGCAAACTCGGCACGCCATATCCGCGCGATTTTGAAAAATATGCCATCGGCAATGCCCAAGAACAAGCACAAAAAGTGGCGAGGAATCTTGCCGCCGAAGGCGTGAAGGACAAGGGCATAGAAAACACCGAAATGGCGGCCATCATCGCGTACCTACAACGGCTCGGCACTGACATCAAGGCGCAGCCACAGGTGGATAAATAG
- a CDS encoding nitrous oxide reductase accessory protein NosL yields the protein MTLSKTTRIAMGVASLSLIVAYFVPLWQILLWAPQYPEGLTMKIWTDNLTGQVDIINGLNHYIGMKHISVEMFPEFKYIGPLIGFLIAVGLTVAVLGNSRILLFFVILSYTYGAAALWSFWRWGYDYGHNLDPNAAIKVPDMSYQPPLIGYKNLLNFTSYSGPDIGAWVIIAVCLLATALWGWEFFKHKKKIRMQHTTASATAAIFGLFALLSFTTCAIGPEPIRYGQDECFHCKMTLTDKRFGTEVVTKKGKVYKFDDLNCLVNFLREGSVPEANIAQVVAVDFKKMGAFVDVHQAFFLQNDALKSPMRADIASFSDKKDLEAVKAEVGGGKDMTWAEVQGSF from the coding sequence ATGACTCTTAGCAAAACAACCCGTATCGCAATGGGTGTGGCGAGCCTATCGCTCATCGTCGCCTACTTCGTGCCGCTCTGGCAGATATTGCTTTGGGCACCACAATATCCAGAAGGGCTGACCATGAAGATATGGACAGACAATCTGACAGGGCAGGTGGATATCATCAATGGCTTGAACCATTATATCGGCATGAAGCATATCAGCGTGGAAATGTTCCCCGAGTTCAAATACATAGGCCCCCTGATTGGCTTCCTAATCGCGGTGGGGCTGACGGTGGCGGTATTGGGCAATTCGCGCATCTTGCTGTTTTTCGTGATTCTGTCATATACTTATGGAGCAGCGGCACTGTGGTCGTTCTGGCGTTGGGGCTACGACTACGGCCACAATCTCGACCCCAATGCGGCCATCAAGGTCCCGGATATGTCGTATCAGCCGCCGTTGATTGGCTATAAAAACTTGCTCAATTTCACCTCCTATTCTGGCCCCGACATAGGGGCGTGGGTCATCATCGCGGTTTGCTTACTGGCGACCGCACTTTGGGGATGGGAATTTTTCAAACATAAAAAAAAGATACGGATGCAACACACCACAGCAAGCGCCACAGCCGCCATCTTTGGCTTATTCGCCCTTCTGTCATTCACCACTTGCGCCATTGGCCCAGAGCCGATACGCTATGGGCAGGACGAGTGTTTCCATTGCAAAATGACATTGACCGACAAGCGATTTGGCACCGAAGTCGTGACAAAGAAGGGCAAAGTGTACAAATTCGACGACCTCAACTGCTTGGTCAATTTTCTGAGAGAAGGCAGCGTGCCCGAAGCCAACATCGCTCAAGTGGTCGCAGTTGATTTCAAAAAAATGGGGGCTTTTGTGGATGTTCACCAAGCGTTTTTTCTTCAAAACGATGCGCTCAAAAGCCCGATGCGTGCCGATATCGCAAGCTTTTCGGACAAAAAAGATTTGGAGGCAGTGAAGGCGGAAGTCGGCGGGGGAAAGGATATGACTTGGGCGGAGGTGCAGGGAAGTTTTTGA
- a CDS encoding FixH family protein: MMKFNWGTGIALVYILFALSMVGAVFASRKHDPGLVQKNYYDLDLNYQSRMDKKQNAANLAELPQVRFQAKEQKIEVRFPASMNMAEGTAKVYRSATNRDDFSVKIENAHTLDIPAAGLAQGRWHVELDWEADSKGYFWQTTLNVSH; the protein is encoded by the coding sequence ATGATGAAATTCAACTGGGGCACAGGCATTGCATTGGTCTATATCCTTTTCGCACTTAGCATGGTGGGCGCGGTGTTTGCCTCGCGCAAGCACGACCCGGGGCTGGTGCAAAAAAACTACTACGACCTTGACCTGAACTATCAGTCGCGCATGGATAAAAAACAGAACGCGGCCAATCTGGCCGAACTGCCACAGGTGCGATTTCAAGCAAAGGAACAGAAGATAGAGGTACGTTTCCCAGCCAGCATGAACATGGCTGAGGGGACGGCCAAGGTGTATCGCTCGGCGACCAACCGCGACGATTTTTCTGTCAAAATCGAAAATGCCCATACACTCGACATACCCGCTGCCGGGCTTGCGCAGGGGCGTTGGCACGTCGAGTTGGATTGGGAAGCCGACAGCAAAGGCTACTTCTGGCAAACCACACTCAATGTGAGCCATTGA
- a CDS encoding sulfite exporter TauE/SafE family protein — protein sequence MPLLAPILIGLAASLHCVGMCGPLLLALPLDAAGRRSVALQMLIYHGGRIITYMVLGMVFGLLGKGVAMAGFQQGLSVGAGVFMLGMAFAAWRFEPLVTALPGFGRFTQGVKNEIGRLLRHHPKGATFGVGLLNGLLPCGMVYAALAGAIATTGGVEGGLFMALFGLGTLPLLLAVSVAGRSLSHFARQKIKFAQPILLAVVGLLLLQRGLHLDLSLFESAVPKAGFECH from the coding sequence ATGCCGCTCCTCGCGCCCATACTAATCGGCTTGGCCGCCAGTCTGCATTGCGTGGGCATGTGCGGCCCCTTGTTGTTGGCCTTGCCGCTCGACGCGGCGGGTCGGCGTTCGGTGGCGTTGCAGATGTTGATTTATCACGGCGGCCGCATCATCACATACATGGTGTTGGGGATGGTGTTTGGCTTGTTGGGCAAAGGCGTCGCGATGGCGGGATTCCAACAGGGGCTATCCGTTGGGGCAGGTGTGTTCATGTTGGGCATGGCTTTCGCGGCGTGGCGATTTGAGCCATTGGTGACGGCGCTGCCGGGTTTTGGGCGATTCACGCAGGGGGTAAAAAATGAGATTGGCCGACTGTTGCGTCACCATCCGAAAGGAGCCACGTTTGGCGTGGGGCTGCTCAACGGGCTTTTGCCCTGCGGCATGGTGTATGCCGCGCTGGCCGGGGCGATTGCCACTACGGGAGGGGTGGAGGGGGGGCTTTTCATGGCCCTGTTTGGTTTGGGCACCTTGCCCCTGTTGTTGGCCGTGAGTGTGGCGGGGCGTTCGCTCAGCCATTTTGCTCGCCAAAAGATAAAATTCGCACAGCCCATTTTGCTTGCCGTGGTAGGGCTTCTGCTGCTGCAACGAGGGCTGCACCTCGATTTGTCTTTGTTTGAGTCGGCGGTGCCAAAAGCGGGTTTTGAGTGTCATTGA
- a CDS encoding cytochrome c, which yields MSGKATLFTAFLLLAFFACTSKKEAEEKAKKSPTASELAIPQPEVHGTEIKSVELTNPLKSEWVSTGKSIYETKCLACHKLTDERVVGPGWAGVTKKRQPVWIMNMITNVDMMLETDAEAQKMLEECLVRMPNQNVSEEDARKILEFMRSNDGEK from the coding sequence ATGTCTGGCAAAGCAACTCTCTTCACCGCGTTTTTGCTCCTTGCGTTTTTTGCCTGCACCTCTAAAAAAGAGGCTGAGGAAAAAGCAAAAAAATCACCGACCGCCTCGGAGCTCGCCATTCCGCAACCCGAAGTACATGGCACCGAAATCAAATCCGTGGAACTCACCAACCCGCTCAAATCAGAATGGGTATCAACAGGCAAAAGCATTTACGAGACCAAGTGTCTCGCCTGCCACAAACTCACCGACGAGCGTGTCGTAGGCCCCGGCTGGGCAGGTGTCACGAAAAAACGCCAACCCGTTTGGATAATGAACATGATTACCAACGTGGACATGATGCTCGAAACAGATGCCGAGGCGCAGAAAATGCTTGAGGAGTGTCTTGTGCGGATGCCCAACCAAAACGTGTCCGAAGAAGACGCACGCAAAATCCTCGAATTCATGCGCTCCAACGACGGAGAAAAATAA
- the ccoG gene encoding cytochrome c oxidase accessory protein CcoG, producing the protein MNQEFLNNVIEDTEEYRNHIATVDAQGKRVWLYPKQPSGRFYRWRTWVSVAFLVIFLVMPFIKVNGEPFLLFNVLERKFVLFGLLFTPQDFHLFVLAMLTFIVFIILFTVVYGRLFCGWVCPQTVFMEMIFRRIEYWIEGDGNEQRRLDKAPWTPDKVRKKALKHAIFFAIAVVVSNYFLAYIVGMDKVLEIIREPITQNIGGFSAMLLFSGVFYFVFARLREQVCTTICPYGRLQGVLLVKDSIVVAYDFVRGEPRAKLKKSGAGTRPVEYRDPVQQIQAAVGEPPSTPSGSPSATPKVGDCIDCKLCVAVCPTGIDIRNGTQLECTNCTACMDACDAVMDKINRPLGLIRYDSMTGIESGRRKIFTSRVYAYTAMLLALLALDVFLIARRGTVETIILRSPGQLYQQKDETHLTNLYTYTLINKSSKELPVEMRAVTPGAVIHIVGQPPVSVPKGTKIEGAFFIEMPTAQLLGRKTPIKIEVLSDGKKIDEAETNFMGPGK; encoded by the coding sequence ATGAATCAGGAATTTTTGAACAACGTCATCGAGGACACCGAGGAATACCGCAACCACATTGCCACCGTGGATGCGCAGGGGAAACGTGTTTGGCTTTATCCCAAGCAACCGTCGGGACGATTTTATCGGTGGCGGACTTGGGTGAGCGTGGCCTTTCTGGTCATTTTCCTCGTCATGCCTTTCATCAAGGTGAATGGCGAACCGTTTCTGTTGTTCAATGTGCTGGAGCGGAAATTTGTGTTGTTTGGCCTGTTGTTCACGCCGCAGGACTTTCACTTGTTCGTGCTGGCGATGCTGACGTTCATTGTGTTCATCATCTTGTTCACGGTGGTCTATGGGCGGCTTTTTTGTGGTTGGGTGTGTCCGCAGACGGTGTTCATGGAAATGATTTTTCGAAGAATAGAGTATTGGATAGAAGGCGATGGCAACGAGCAGCGTAGGTTGGACAAGGCCCCGTGGACTCCCGATAAAGTCAGAAAAAAAGCCCTCAAACACGCCATCTTCTTCGCAATTGCCGTGGTGGTGTCCAATTACTTTTTGGCCTACATCGTAGGCATGGACAAAGTGCTGGAAATCATCAGGGAGCCAATCACCCAAAACATTGGCGGTTTTTCGGCGATGCTCTTGTTTTCCGGGGTGTTTTATTTTGTGTTTGCACGGTTGCGCGAGCAGGTTTGCACCACCATTTGTCCTTATGGCAGGCTGCAAGGCGTGTTGTTGGTGAAAGACAGCATAGTGGTTGCCTACGATTTTGTTCGGGGAGAGCCGCGTGCCAAGTTGAAAAAATCAGGCGCCGGAACGCGGCCTGTGGAATACCGCGACCCGGTGCAGCAAATTCAAGCGGCTGTTGGCGAGCCACCGTCCACACCCTCCGGTTCCCCGTCAGCCACTCCAAAGGTCGGCGATTGTATTGACTGCAAGTTGTGTGTCGCGGTGTGCCCGACAGGTATTGACATTCGCAACGGCACCCAGTTGGAATGCACCAATTGCACCGCTTGCATGGATGCCTGCGACGCGGTGATGGACAAAATCAACCGCCCGTTAGGTCTTATCCGCTACGATAGCATGACGGGCATTGAGTCAGGGCGGCGCAAGATTTTCACGTCGCGCGTGTATGCCTACACCGCCATGCTGCTCGCGCTGTTGGCGCTCGATGTCTTCCTCATCGCTCGCCGTGGCACGGTGGAGACCATCATTCTGCGTTCGCCCGGCCAGTTGTATCAGCAAAAGGACGAGACGCACCTGACCAATCTCTACACATACACTCTCATCAACAAGTCGAGCAAGGAATTGCCAGTGGAGATGAGAGCGGTCACGCCCGGCGCGGTCATTCACATCGTTGGCCAGCCGCCAGTCAGTGTGCCCAAAGGCACCAAAATCGAAGGGGCGTTTTTTATCGAAATGCCAACCGCTCAGCTACTCGGCAGGAAGACTCCCATCAAAATCGAGGTGCTTTCCGATGGCAAGAAAATAGACGAGGCAGAGACCAATTTTATGGGGCCGGGAAAATGA
- a CDS encoding Rrf2 family transcriptional regulator produces the protein MFSKTFGYALRAVTFVTIHGNDGNKVGLQELSQALDVPHHFLGKIMQDLVRHGVVDSVKGPHGGFYANAKTGKTVLTDILRITDGNLVFSQCALGIKRCNAAYPCPLHDDFARCRDGMLQIMAQKTVSMLVEGVVSGDTFLVR, from the coding sequence ATGTTCTCCAAAACTTTCGGCTATGCGTTGCGGGCTGTCACGTTCGTCACTATTCACGGGAACGACGGCAACAAAGTGGGGTTGCAGGAACTTTCGCAGGCGCTTGATGTGCCTCACCATTTTCTCGGAAAAATCATGCAAGACCTCGTGCGACACGGGGTGGTTGACTCTGTCAAAGGGCCGCACGGCGGCTTTTATGCCAATGCAAAGACAGGAAAAACGGTGTTGACCGATATTTTGAGAATCACGGATGGGAATCTCGTCTTCAGCCAATGTGCGCTGGGCATCAAGCGATGCAACGCTGCGTATCCTTGCCCTCTGCACGACGATTTTGCCCGGTGCCGCGACGGGATGCTTCAAATAATGGCGCAAAAAACTGTGTCCATGCTGGTGGAGGGTGTGGTGTCGGGCGACACCTTTCTGGTGCGTTGA
- the nosZ gene encoding Sec-dependent nitrous-oxide reductase, whose amino-acid sequence MKHRHLVLFITAALTLPVLLSSPGCKPQNPTSAVEGDAASKVYVAPGKHDEFYNIVSGGFNGQVSVYGIPSGRLFRIIPVFSLNPESGWGFSEETKPMLNTSHGFVPWDDTHHIALSTTNGEHDGRWAFVNGNNTPRIARISLATFRTEEIIEIPNSSGNHSSPFLTENSEYAVAGTRFSYPLDDKESNPDVPISTYKQNFKGTVSFVGIDKETGHMNVAFQVLLPGVNFDLARCGRGPSHDWFFFSCYNTELASTLLEVNASQKDKDFVMAVNWKKCEEYVKAGKGKKSKVRYAHNVFDEKTHTGTSTIKDEVVVLDPNELKDIVYFVPCPKSPHGCDVDPSGEFICASGKLAAVIPVFSFSKMQKAIADKNFEGEFEGIPVLKYDAVLHGEVKKPGLGPLHTEFDGKGFAYTSFFVSSEIVKWDIEKLEVVDRVPTYYSIGHLSVPGGPTRKPHGKYVIAYNKITKDRYLPTGPELTQSAQLYDISGDKMKLLLDFPTTGEPHYAEAIPASLVAPKSVKIFKIEENNHPYVAKGEKEARVFREGNKVHVLMTSIRSHFTPDNIEGVKMGDEVYFHVTNLEQDWDVPHGFAVKGANNAEILIMPGETCTLKWVPDRTGVFPIYCTDFCSALHQEMQGYVRVSPRGSNVPLTYSTGNKAEPTGEAK is encoded by the coding sequence ATGAAACACCGACATCTTGTTCTCTTCATAACAGCCGCCCTGACGCTGCCCGTTCTGTTGTCGTCGCCCGGCTGCAAACCTCAAAATCCCACATCCGCCGTCGAGGGCGATGCCGCCTCCAAGGTCTATGTGGCACCGGGAAAGCACGATGAGTTCTATAACATCGTTTCTGGCGGTTTCAATGGTCAGGTAAGTGTCTATGGCATCCCTTCTGGGCGCTTGTTCCGCATCATCCCGGTTTTCTCGCTCAACCCCGAAAGCGGATGGGGATTCAGCGAGGAGACCAAGCCCATGCTCAACACCTCGCATGGCTTTGTGCCCTGGGACGATACCCACCACATCGCCCTCTCCACCACCAATGGCGAGCACGACGGCCGCTGGGCTTTCGTGAACGGGAACAATACGCCGCGCATCGCCCGCATCAGCCTTGCCACCTTCCGCACCGAGGAAATCATCGAAATTCCGAACAGCTCCGGCAACCACTCCTCCCCTTTCCTGACGGAAAACTCAGAGTACGCCGTGGCAGGCACTCGTTTCTCTTATCCACTCGACGACAAGGAATCAAACCCCGACGTGCCCATCAGCACCTACAAACAGAATTTCAAAGGCACCGTCTCCTTCGTAGGCATTGACAAGGAAACCGGGCACATGAATGTCGCCTTCCAAGTATTGCTTCCGGGTGTCAATTTCGACTTGGCCCGCTGCGGTCGCGGCCCTTCACACGATTGGTTCTTCTTCTCTTGCTACAACACCGAGCTGGCCAGCACCTTGCTTGAGGTGAATGCCTCGCAAAAAGACAAGGATTTCGTGATGGCCGTCAACTGGAAAAAATGCGAAGAATACGTGAAGGCCGGAAAAGGCAAAAAGTCAAAAGTCCGCTACGCGCACAACGTCTTTGACGAAAAGACACACACAGGCACGTCGACCATCAAAGACGAAGTAGTCGTGCTTGACCCCAACGAACTCAAAGACATCGTGTACTTCGTTCCCTGCCCGAAATCGCCACATGGCTGCGACGTGGACCCATCTGGGGAATTCATTTGCGCCTCTGGCAAATTGGCCGCCGTGATTCCCGTTTTTTCGTTTAGCAAAATGCAAAAGGCTATCGCTGACAAAAACTTTGAAGGCGAATTTGAGGGAATCCCCGTGTTGAAGTACGATGCGGTGCTGCATGGCGAAGTGAAAAAACCGGGACTTGGCCCGTTGCACACGGAGTTCGACGGCAAAGGCTTTGCTTACACCTCATTCTTCGTCTCTTCAGAAATCGTGAAATGGGACATCGAAAAACTCGAAGTCGTTGACCGCGTGCCGACTTATTATTCCATCGGCCACCTCAGCGTGCCGGGCGGCCCCACTCGCAAGCCACACGGCAAGTATGTGATTGCTTACAACAAAATCACCAAAGACCGCTACTTGCCCACCGGACCTGAACTGACGCAATCTGCCCAACTGTATGATATTTCGGGCGACAAAATGAAACTTCTGCTCGACTTCCCAACCACCGGCGAGCCGCACTACGCCGAAGCAATACCTGCCAGTTTGGTGGCACCCAAATCGGTCAAAATCTTCAAAATCGAGGAGAACAACCACCCCTATGTGGCGAAAGGCGAAAAAGAGGCGAGGGTATTCCGCGAAGGCAACAAAGTGCATGTGCTGATGACCTCCATCCGTTCGCACTTCACACCCGACAACATCGAAGGCGTGAAAATGGGCGACGAGGTCTATTTCCACGTCACCAACCTCGAACAGGACTGGGACGTGCCGCACGGCTTCGCGGTGAAAGGCGCCAACAACGCCGAAATCCTCATCATGCCCGGCGAAACCTGCACACTCAAATGGGTGCCCGACCGCACGGGCGTGTTCCCCATCTATTGCACCGACTTCTGCTCGGCGCTCCACCAAGAAATGCAAGGCTATGTGCGCGTGTCGCCGCGTGGCTCCAATGTGCCGCTCACTTACAGCACCGGCAACAAAGCCGAGCCAACAGGCGAAGCGAAGTAA
- a CDS encoding c-type cytochrome has product MKSKQLLLLAILLAIPLMGWGQATQSAATTTQKGLPDIMSLLLFIAGALLFIVAMVYVVKVNQFLYKRVVSLEAQKSGVALTDEAAEAVAVRGDDFWARMRRKYWEDAVPIEREGEITMHHAYDGIRELDNRLPPWWVNMFILTIVWSVGYMWYYHWGGNGPSQAEEYEKSMEKAKKERAIALAGRADAVDESNVTALTDASALGEGELIYKNVCAACHGQQGEGTVGPNFTDEYWIHGGGIKNIFRVIKYGVPEKGMISWQSQLKPADMQKVASYILTMQGTNPPNPKAPQGEIWKEETEQKAVE; this is encoded by the coding sequence ATGAAATCGAAACAACTTTTGCTCCTTGCCATACTCTTGGCCATTCCCCTGATGGGATGGGGTCAAGCAACACAATCGGCGGCCACAACCACTCAAAAGGGGCTGCCAGACATCATGTCCTTGCTCCTCTTCATAGCTGGCGCGTTGCTCTTCATAGTGGCCATGGTCTATGTCGTCAAAGTCAATCAGTTTCTCTACAAGCGGGTCGTGTCGCTAGAGGCACAGAAAAGCGGCGTGGCACTGACCGACGAGGCAGCCGAAGCCGTCGCTGTTCGGGGCGATGATTTCTGGGCCCGGATGCGGAGGAAATACTGGGAGGATGCCGTGCCCATAGAGCGGGAAGGCGAAATCACCATGCACCATGCTTACGATGGCATCCGCGAGCTCGACAATCGCCTCCCGCCATGGTGGGTCAATATGTTCATCTTGACCATCGTGTGGTCTGTGGGCTATATGTGGTATTACCATTGGGGCGGCAACGGCCCTTCGCAGGCGGAGGAATATGAAAAATCAATGGAAAAGGCCAAGAAGGAGCGTGCCATCGCTTTGGCGGGCCGGGCCGACGCGGTGGATGAGAGCAACGTGACGGCGCTGACCGATGCCAGCGCGTTGGGCGAGGGCGAGTTGATTTACAAAAACGTGTGCGCGGCCTGTCATGGCCAACAAGGGGAGGGCACGGTCGGCCCCAACTTCACCGACGAGTATTGGATACATGGCGGTGGCATCAAAAACATTTTCAGGGTCATCAAATATGGTGTGCCAGAGAAAGGCATGATTTCGTGGCAATCGCAACTGAAACCTGCCGATATGCAAAAGGTAGCCAGTTATATTCTGACCATGCAGGGTACCAACCCGCCGAATCCCAAAGCGCCACAGGGAGAAATCTGGAAAGAGGAAACGGAACAGAAGGCGGTTGAATGA